In Paroedura picta isolate Pp20150507F chromosome 6, Ppicta_v3.0, whole genome shotgun sequence, one genomic interval encodes:
- the CHST10 gene encoding carbohydrate sulfotransferase 10, whose product MHHRWLLLAACFWVIFMFMVASKFITLTFKDPDAYGAKQEPLIPTAVTEVEKIHVIKEKSLPGEFQTIGRGLSEDHQHHPLVHVERLELLRNMCQDTSLRNLTHSTVSKFVLDRIFVCDKHKVLFCQTPKVGNTQWKKVLIVLNGAFSSIEEIPESIVHDHEKNGLPRLSSFSDSEIQKRLKLYFKFFIVRDPFERLISAFKDKFVHNPRFEPWYRHEIAPGIIRKYRKNRTETRGLQFEDFVRYLGDPNHRWLDLQFGDHIIHWVTYVELCAPCEITYSVVGHHETLEEDAPYILKEAGIDHLVSYPTIPPGITVYNKTKVEHYFSGVSKRDIRRLYARFEGDFKLFGYQKPDFLLN is encoded by the exons ATGCACCACCGGTGGCTGCTGTTAGCTGCATGCTTTTGGGTAATATTCATGTTCATGGTTGCAAGCAAATTCATCACATTGACTTTCAAAGACCCTGATG CATATGGTGCTAAGCAAGAGCCATTAATACCGACAGCTGTCACTGAAGTAGAGAAAATTCATGTGATAAAAGAGAAGAGCTTGCCTGGAGAGTTTCAG ACAATAGGAAGAGGTCTTTCTGAAGACCATCAACATCACCCTCTGGTCCATGTGGAAAGGCTCGAACTACTCAGGAATATGTGCCAAGATACATCACTGAGAAACCTCACCCATAGTACTGTTTCGAAGTTTGTTTTGGATCGAATATTCGTATGTGACAAGCACAAGGTCCTCTTCTGTCAAACTCCCAAAGTTGGCAATACTCAATGGAAGAAAGTCTTGATTGTTTTAAATG GAGCTTTTTCTTCCATAGAAGAGATCCCAGAGAGCATTGTGCATGACCATGAGAAGAATGGTCTGCCACGCTTATCTTCCTTCAGTGACTCTGAAATTCAGAAAAG GCTGAAATTGTATTTCAAATTCTTTATTGTAAGAGATCCATTTGAAAGGCTAATTTCTGCATTCAAGGACAAGTTTGTTCACAATCCTCGATTTGAGCCTTGGTATAGACATGAAATTGCGCCTGGCATAATTCGAAAATATAGAAAAAATCGCACTGAAACccgagggctgcagtttgaggaCTTCGTGCGCTATTTGGGTGACCCAAATCATCGATGGCTGGACCTACAATTTGGAGACCACATAATTCATTGGGTAACCTATGTGGAACTTTGTGCCCCTTGTGAAATTACATACAGTGTTGTTGGGCATCATGAAACACTGGAAGAAGATGCACCATATATCCTGAAAGAAGCAGGAATAGATCATCTGGTGTCATATCCCACAATTCCACCAGGCATAACGGTATACAACAAAACCAAGGTGGAACACTATTTCTCAGGAGTTAGCAAGAGAGACATACGACGCCTTTACGCTCGCTTTGAAGGAGACTTCAAGCTTTTTGGCTATCAAAAGCCAGATTTCCTACTTAACTGA